The Fervidobacterium pennivorans DNA segment ACGCAAGAAGTGCGCCTACGCCACCCATGAAATTGATTACACCATTTGCTTGACTTCTGTACTCAGATGGTGTTATGTCAGGCATGAGTGCAATAACAGGAGACCTGAAGAGAGCCATGAAGAAATTCATGAAGATAATGTTGAGCATCATTAACCATAATACGTGCCAAGCCTTTGTTATAGGTATCAGCGAAAATGTGATAGCAGCAAGCGGTGCACCAACAAGTATGTAAGGCATCCTACGACCGAGTTTTGTTCTCGTTTGGTCACTTAGAACTCCTATAAGCGGAAGCATGATAATAGCAAAGATGTTATCAATGGTCATCACAAAACCTATGAGAGTTGATGACAGCTCGAAGTCTTTCAAAAATATCGGAACGTAGGAGTTATACAGTGGCCACACTAAGCTTATCCCGAAGAACCCAAAACCGAGAAGTAAGAGCTTTCGAAATGAAAACTGTGATGAACTCACAATGCATCCCCCCTTGTTGATTTTGAGTGCGTTTAAAATAATTATATCGCATTTACGATTAATTTTAGAACTTGATACTAAGTCCACGAAATAATATAATTTTAAAGTGTTAAAGAATTATTTTTTTTGGAAGGAGCTGAAAGTATGTCCTACGATGCAATTATTATCGGTGGCGGTCCAGGTGGATACGTTTGTGCAATTAAGCTTGCACATTATGGAAAGAAGGTAGCTCTTGTTGAAAAAGAAAACCTTGGTGGCACGTGTACAAACTGGGGTTGTATCCCAACAAAAGCACTTTTAACCGCAACGCACTTACTCGACGAGGCAAAGGAAAAGGCTGATAAGCTTGGTATCAAGCTTTCTGTTGAAGGCTTTGACCTTTCAAAAATCATGGCTCATGCGAACAAGAGCATAGTGATGTCAAGAAAAGGTATCGAGTATTTGATGAAAAAGAACAACGTAACGGTTATTAAGGGAACTGCAGAAGTTATTAATAAGAACAAAGTAATAATAAAGGAAACGGGCGAAAAACTCGAAAGTTCAAACTTAGTCCTAGCACATGGTTCTGTGCCAACAATATTCCCACCTTTCAATCAAGTGGAAGGCATATGGACAAGTAACGATATTTTCCTTATGAAAGAACTTCCATCATCTTTGTTGATTGTTGGTGGAGGAGTAATAGGAGTTGAGTTTGCGACGTTCTTTAGTTCGCTTGGCGTAAAAGTGAAGATTGTTGAACTTGCCGACCATATCCTTCCATATGAAGATGATGACGTGGTTGAAGAGATTAAGAAATCATTTGCCAGAAAAGGTGTCGAAATAAAGGAAAAAACGAAAGTTGAAGGTGTCAAGAAAGTGACAGATGGATATGAAGTCGTACTAATTGATTCAGAAGGGAAAAGTGAGAGCGTTGTAGTTGATAAAGTACTTGTCGCAATTGGAAGAAGACCAAATATTCATGACGATGTAAAAAATCTCGGAGTAGAAATTGAGCGAGGAATTAAGACTGATAGGAGAATGAGGACCAATATTGAAGGTGTTTATGCCATTGGTGATGTGAGAGGGCAAATAATGCTTGCTCACGTTGCTATGTATGAAGGCATCGTTGCAGCGAAAAATATTGCAGGCATAGAGACTGAGATGGACTATTCAGCAGTTCCATCGATTATATTCACAACTCCAGAGATTGCTTCAACAGGACTTAGAGAAAAAGATGTCGATAAGGATAAAGTTAAGATTTCGAAATTCCCGCTCTCGGCGAATGGAAGGGCAAGAACTATGCTTGAAAACATAGGATTCGTAAAGATAATTGCCGATAAAGAAACAGAGACAGTCTTAGGTATGTCAATTGTTTCCCCAGTTGCAACCGAACTTATTATGGAGGGCGTTATCGCTGTTAGGAATAAATTAAAGGCACACGAACTTGAGGAATCCATACATCCACATCCAACTCTAAGCGAAAGCGTTCTTGGTGCGCTGGAAGGGATAACAGGTTTGCCAATACATCTGTAATTTGTTAGTTGTAGAATTGTGAGGAGAAGAAGGGGCTGGTGCCCCTTCTTTTAATTTCTTTCATTTATTGTTTTTCAACTCTTCCTTAACCCTGAATAACTCATCTCTAATTCTTGCTGCGTCTTCATATCTCAGTTCAGATGCCGCTTTGTACATCTCTTCTTCAAGAAGAGCAGCGTAATCTTCCAATGGAAGAGATTCTTTCAAGGCAAAGATGCTATCTTCGTAGACTTTGTATAGCTCTTCTTCTTCCTCTTTGAACGGTGCGAAGATATCTTCCATCATAGGTTTAACGATTGTTTGAGGCTTGATTCCATGTTTTTCATTGTACTCCATTTGGATTTTTCTTCTCCTGTTTGTCTCCTCAATCGCTCTTTGCATTGCCGGAGTGATTTTATCTGCATACATTATCACCTTTCCGTTTTCATTTCGTGCTGTTCGTCCTATAATCTGAATCAGTGTAGTCTCGCTGCGTAAGAAGCCTTCTGTATCGGCATCGAGTATAGCGACAAGCGAAACTTCCGGCAGGTCCAACCCTTCCCTTAACAAGTTCACACCAACGACAACATCGATTTCACCTGAGCGGAGTTTTTTTAACACTTCAAATCGTTTGATAGCATCGAGTTCGGAGTGAAGATACAAAGCTCTAATGTTGAATTCAACCAGATATTCTGCTAACATCTCTGCGGTTTTCTTTGTTAGGACTGTGACAAGGGCGCGTTCGCCTCGCTTTTTTACTTCAACGATTTCTTTTACTAAGTCATCGATTTGATATCTCGTGGGTCTAACTTCTACAAGGGGGTCAATTAATCCGGTTGGTCTTATTATTTGTTCAATAACTTGTTCAGAAACTTCCAATTCAAAAGGACCAGGGGTAGCAGAGACAAATATCACTTGATTTACTTTCGACAGGAATTCTTCAAACTTAAGTGGTCTGTTATCATAAGCACAAGGCAGCCTAAATCCGTATTCAACAAGGCTTCTCTTTCTAGACATCTCGCCGTGATACATCGCCCTGAGTTGTGGGATTGTGATGTGTGATTCGTCTATGAATACGATGTAATCTTCGTCGTAGTAATCAAGTAGTGAATAAGGTGGTTCTCCTGGTTTTCTCCCATCGAAATGACGCGAGTAGTTCTCGATACCTGTGCAGTAACCCAACGTGCTCAACAGTTCAATGTCATTCATCGTTCTTTGATACAGCCTTTGAGCTTCAAGCTCCTTGCCTTGCCTTCTAAGTTCTGCGAGCCTTTCTTCAAGTTCTTGGCGTATGCTTTTTACAGCCATTGCAATCTTTTCTTCGGTTGTAACGTATTCTTTGGCTGGATATATCGTTATCCTGTCCAGACGCTCAATAACATCTCTGTTTAATCTATCGAATGTGTAGATTCTGTCAATTTCATCACCAAAGAACTCTATATGGATACCTTCGTCTTGGTAAGTCGGAAAGATTTCAAGAGTGTCACCACGTAAGCGGAAGCTTCCAGTTAATCCTATATCTTCTTTTCTTTCGTACCCTATTCGTACTAAGTGTTTGAGTAAGTCATTGAGTTTGATACGCTCCCCAACAGCGAGTTTTATGTTGAGGGTATCGAAATCACGAGGGTCACCGCAAGCGTATATTGCTGAAACACTTGCTACGACGATAACATCCCTTCTGGTCATTAGCGATTTTATAGCACTCATCCTCATTCTTGCTATTACTTCGTTTATGTCAGCGCTCTTCTCTATGTATAGGTCCTTAGTAGGTACGTAGGCTTCAGGCTGATAGTAGTCGTAGTAGCTTATAAAGAATTCTACTTTATTCTTCGGAAAGAAAGATTTGAACTCTGTGTATAGTTGTGCAGCCAGCGTTTTGTTTGGAGAAATCACTAAAACGGGTTTTTCTATCTCCTTTATAACATTTGCCATCGTGAATGTTTTCCCGCTACCAGTAACACCTATAAGCGTTTGAAATCGATAGCCTTTTCTTAAGCCTTCCACCAACTTTTCAATAGCTTGAGGTTGATCACCTGCGGGCTCGTAATCACTGACAAGCTCGTAAAGCATAATCTCACCTTCGCATCTTAGCAAACTTTTGTGTAATCCACCTTTTCATGAGTGCAATTGTTTTGATAGTTCTTGTCATTGAAACTTCTCATCAGGGGTTACAAAAAGAGTCTTAAAATTTGAGTAAAGAACTAGCCCAGGCTTAAAACCTTTGGGTTTTTTTACGTACTTTATGTATGTGTAATCCACCGGTACTTTTGTAGAATACTTCCCTTTACTGAATTGTGCAGCAAGTTTTGCAGCATATAAAAGAACATCTTCATCGACAGGTTGACCATTCGTCTTTATTACGACATGTGCACCAGGCATACCCTGTACGTGGAGCCATATATCGTGCTCATTGGATTTTCTAACCAGTTCGTCGTTTTGCTTGTTATTTCGTCCTACAAGAATTGTAAAACCGTTATACATGTACTTTCTCGGTTCAGACACTGCTTGTTCACTTTTCGATTTATTACTCTTTCTCTTGTGCGTTTTCTTTATTAAGTCGTTTTCGAGCATTTCTTCTTCAATCTCTTCTAATTCTTCCAGTGTTTCTGCGTTTTCTATTGTATCTTGTAACTGTTTCAAGTATTCTAATTCTCTTTTAATCACAATTTCGCGTTTGCTTAATCCCTCTAACTTTTTCTTTAATTTATTATAGAGCTTGAAATACTTCACACTGTTCTCTATAGGGGATAGGTGTGGTTCCAGTGGTACCGCTACATTCTGATTCGTTTCCCAATCAAAGAGTTCCACGCTATCTACTCCGTGTGGTATTTGGTAACTGTAAGCTTTTATCAGCTCCCCGTATTTCCTGTATCTATCGGATTCTAAGCACTCCTCTCTTTCTTTTTCAATCTGTGTTAGGATATCTTCCAAAGAATAAATTCGACTGTTAACAATACTTAGCATTTGGAAGCGTTTTTGAACTAGTTTATCCTTATTTTCGACAAAATCAAAATACTCATTAATACAACTGATAGCATTATCACATCTTTTTAGGTCCTTATATTTGTGGAGTCTAAATGCTGAGATATCAGTGGGCTGTTCGTTTTCGTAGTATATGTAGAGGACTTTCTGTCTAATTTCTTCTAATACACTTGAGAGACTTTTGGCTATGT contains these protein-coding regions:
- the lpdA gene encoding dihydrolipoyl dehydrogenase — protein: MSYDAIIIGGGPGGYVCAIKLAHYGKKVALVEKENLGGTCTNWGCIPTKALLTATHLLDEAKEKADKLGIKLSVEGFDLSKIMAHANKSIVMSRKGIEYLMKKNNVTVIKGTAEVINKNKVIIKETGEKLESSNLVLAHGSVPTIFPPFNQVEGIWTSNDIFLMKELPSSLLIVGGGVIGVEFATFFSSLGVKVKIVELADHILPYEDDDVVEEIKKSFARKGVEIKEKTKVEGVKKVTDGYEVVLIDSEGKSESVVVDKVLVAIGRRPNIHDDVKNLGVEIERGIKTDRRMRTNIEGVYAIGDVRGQIMLAHVAMYEGIVAAKNIAGIETEMDYSAVPSIIFTTPEIASTGLREKDVDKDKVKISKFPLSANGRARTMLENIGFVKIIADKETETVLGMSIVSPVATELIMEGVIAVRNKLKAHELEESIHPHPTLSESVLGALEGITGLPIHL
- the uvrB gene encoding excinuclease ABC subunit UvrB, with amino-acid sequence MLYELVSDYEPAGDQPQAIEKLVEGLRKGYRFQTLIGVTGSGKTFTMANVIKEIEKPVLVISPNKTLAAQLYTEFKSFFPKNKVEFFISYYDYYQPEAYVPTKDLYIEKSADINEVIARMRMSAIKSLMTRRDVIVVASVSAIYACGDPRDFDTLNIKLAVGERIKLNDLLKHLVRIGYERKEDIGLTGSFRLRGDTLEIFPTYQDEGIHIEFFGDEIDRIYTFDRLNRDVIERLDRITIYPAKEYVTTEEKIAMAVKSIRQELEERLAELRRQGKELEAQRLYQRTMNDIELLSTLGYCTGIENYSRHFDGRKPGEPPYSLLDYYDEDYIVFIDESHITIPQLRAMYHGEMSRKRSLVEYGFRLPCAYDNRPLKFEEFLSKVNQVIFVSATPGPFELEVSEQVIEQIIRPTGLIDPLVEVRPTRYQIDDLVKEIVEVKKRGERALVTVLTKKTAEMLAEYLVEFNIRALYLHSELDAIKRFEVLKKLRSGEIDVVVGVNLLREGLDLPEVSLVAILDADTEGFLRSETTLIQIIGRTARNENGKVIMYADKITPAMQRAIEETNRRRKIQMEYNEKHGIKPQTIVKPMMEDIFAPFKEEEEELYKVYEDSIFALKESLPLEDYAALLEEEMYKAASELRYEDAARIRDELFRVKEELKNNK
- a CDS encoding Rqc2 family fibronectin-binding protein, coding for MPFDGFVMKTVVEEIRNLILGQHVRNIYLYDKVIYFSFDKGDLKISLNPNYSHVSFTDHIVREPEKHPFVELLRSRIRGGMVTELTTNGYERTMIMKLRKFDEIGERHEYEIYFDIMGKHSNAVLVENGLIVDAYKRIETRIRKISPGEPFVLFTSEKLSIDEVTLEKLTNALYRFQNKQRMISEFIYSTIQGFSKITAEEILFRSEVEDKLLSFVSESDLGNIAKSLSSVLEEIRQKVLYIYYENEQPTDISAFRLHKYKDLKRCDNAISCINEYFDFVENKDKLVQKRFQMLSIVNSRIYSLEDILTQIEKEREECLESDRYRKYGELIKAYSYQIPHGVDSVELFDWETNQNVAVPLEPHLSPIENSVKYFKLYNKLKKKLEGLSKREIVIKRELEYLKQLQDTIENAETLEELEEIEEEMLENDLIKKTHKRKSNKSKSEQAVSEPRKYMYNGFTILVGRNNKQNDELVRKSNEHDIWLHVQGMPGAHVVIKTNGQPVDEDVLLYAAKLAAQFSKGKYSTKVPVDYTYIKYVKKPKGFKPGLVLYSNFKTLFVTPDEKFQ